From the Oleiphilus messinensis genome, one window contains:
- a CDS encoding pyridoxal phosphate-dependent aminotransferase, producing MEVQLSNRVQNIKPSPTLAVTNKAAELRAAGKDIIGLGAGEPDFDTPEHIKQAAIEAINQGQTKYTAVDGTPGLKQAIIAKFKRDNGLDYAPNQILVSSGGKQSFFNLALALLNEGDEVVIPAPYWVSYPDMVLVADGKPVIVETTQAARFKMTPEQLEAAITPRTKLVVINSPSNPSGISYTLAELKALAEVLLKHPDILIATDDMYEHIVWGSEPFCNILNACPELYDRTFVLNGVSKAYSMTGWRIGYAAGPAPVIGAMKKIQSQSTSNPASISQAAAQAALESPQDCIGKMVTEFKKRHDYLVSALNEIPGIECIPGDGTFYAFPSFQGAIDATPGVETDVEMAELLLNKAGVALVPGSAFGTPGHMRLSFATAMSVLEDAVSRIKSALTA from the coding sequence TTGGAAGTTCAACTCTCAAACCGCGTTCAGAACATCAAACCATCCCCCACTCTGGCTGTCACTAATAAAGCCGCAGAGCTGAGAGCTGCAGGTAAAGATATCATTGGATTGGGTGCAGGTGAACCCGATTTCGACACTCCGGAGCACATCAAACAAGCTGCAATCGAGGCTATCAATCAGGGACAGACGAAATACACGGCTGTAGATGGCACGCCGGGCCTGAAACAGGCCATTATTGCCAAATTCAAACGGGACAATGGATTGGACTACGCGCCAAACCAGATTCTGGTGTCCAGTGGTGGCAAACAGAGCTTTTTCAATCTGGCACTTGCATTGCTGAATGAAGGTGACGAGGTTGTGATACCTGCTCCGTACTGGGTTTCCTACCCGGACATGGTACTCGTTGCCGATGGCAAACCAGTCATTGTCGAGACAACACAGGCTGCTCGTTTTAAAATGACGCCTGAACAACTTGAAGCGGCGATTACCCCCAGAACCAAACTGGTTGTTATCAACAGCCCTTCAAATCCGTCAGGCATCAGCTACACCCTGGCCGAATTAAAGGCTCTGGCGGAAGTACTTTTAAAACACCCTGACATCCTCATCGCCACAGATGACATGTACGAGCACATTGTTTGGGGTAGCGAACCGTTCTGTAACATCCTGAATGCGTGCCCTGAACTATATGATCGTACTTTCGTTTTGAATGGCGTATCAAAAGCCTACTCTATGACCGGCTGGCGTATCGGTTATGCAGCAGGGCCCGCACCGGTAATTGGTGCGATGAAAAAAATCCAATCTCAGAGCACTTCCAATCCCGCCTCTATTTCGCAGGCTGCGGCTCAGGCAGCACTGGAGTCTCCACAGGATTGCATTGGTAAAATGGTCACCGAGTTCAAAAAGCGCCATGACTACCTTGTAAGTGCTTTGAACGAGATCCCCGGTATTGAGTGTATTCCGGGTGATGGAACCTTTTATGCGTTTCCCAGCTTTCAGGGAGCCATTGATGCAACCCCCGGTGTTGAAACCGATGTAGAGATGGCGGAATTGCTTTTAAACAAAGCCGGCGTAGCACTCGTTCCAGGGTCGGCGTTCGGCACACCCGGCCATATGCGACTCAGCTTTGCTACAGCGATGTCGGTACTAGAAGACGCGGTAAGCCGGATTAAATCCGCTCTAACCGCTTAA
- the pyrF gene encoding orotidine-5'-phosphate decarboxylase has protein sequence MSKVIVALDFNTREATLGFVDKLKPEMCRLKIGKELFTSCGPGIVEELVSRGFDVFLDLKFHDIPNTTAGAVVAAAKLGVWMVNVHVSGGRKMMRECVARLSELKTAGVEVPLLIGVTVLTSMDRHDLEELGLDVGPQEQVKRLAQLAKECGLDGVVCSAQEAQMLKVELGDGFLLVTPGIRPEFATKDDQNRVMTPAEAVSSGVDYMVIGRPITKASEPLKVLQMIQAEIAGK, from the coding sequence TTGAGTAAGGTAATTGTGGCCTTGGATTTTAATACACGAGAGGCGACATTGGGTTTTGTAGATAAATTGAAGCCCGAAATGTGTCGCTTGAAGATTGGTAAGGAGCTCTTTACAAGTTGTGGGCCAGGGATTGTGGAAGAGCTGGTTTCCCGGGGATTTGATGTATTCCTCGATCTCAAGTTTCATGATATTCCAAACACCACGGCGGGGGCTGTAGTGGCTGCTGCGAAGCTAGGTGTATGGATGGTGAACGTTCATGTGTCTGGTGGTAGAAAAATGATGCGTGAATGTGTGGCTCGCCTCAGTGAGCTTAAAACTGCTGGTGTTGAAGTTCCTTTGCTCATAGGTGTTACGGTTTTAACCAGTATGGATCGTCACGATCTTGAAGAGTTGGGGTTGGATGTTGGTCCGCAAGAGCAGGTTAAGCGCTTGGCTCAACTTGCAAAAGAGTGTGGTCTCGACGGTGTTGTCTGTTCTGCGCAAGAGGCGCAGATGCTCAAAGTTGAGCTGGGGGATGGGTTTTTGTTGGTGACACCAGGGATTCGGCCAGAGTTTGCCACCAAAGATGATCAGAATCGTGTTATGACGCCTGCTGAGGCGGTTTCCAGCGGGGTTGATTATATGGTCATTGGCAGGCCGATTACTAAGGCCTCTGAGCCGCTTAAAGTGCTTCAAATGATCCAGGCAGAGATTGCCGGGAAATAG
- a CDS encoding integration host factor subunit beta: protein MTKSELVEIIASKQAQLNIKDVELAVKTIIEHMSQALSQGDRIEIRGFGSFSLHYRAPRTGRNPKTGDAVQLTAKHVPHFKPGKELREQVNNSLKAGY, encoded by the coding sequence ATGACAAAGTCAGAGTTGGTCGAAATTATCGCGTCCAAACAAGCTCAATTAAATATTAAAGATGTGGAACTGGCGGTAAAAACAATCATTGAGCATATGTCTCAAGCGTTGTCCCAAGGTGATCGAATTGAAATTCGTGGTTTTGGTAGTTTCTCACTTCACTACCGGGCGCCTCGAACCGGACGGAACCCAAAAACAGGTGATGCGGTTCAGCTAACGGCTAAACATGTTCCTCACTTCAAACCAGGGAAAGAGTTGCGCGAGCAAGTGAATAATAGTTTGAAAGCGGGATATTGA
- the rpsA gene encoding 30S ribosomal protein S1: MSESFAELFEESLKELDMQPGSIITGVVVDIDNDWVTVNAGLKSEGVIPLSQFVSDSGEVTLKVGDEVQVALDAVEDGFGETRLSREKAKRAEAWKELEKAYEAAAVVNGVINGKVKGGFTVDVNGIRAFLPGSLVDVRPVRDTAHLEGKDLEFKVIKLDQKRNNVVVSRRSVLEAENSAEREALLSALTEGMEVKGIVKNLTDYGAFVDLGGVDGLLHITDMAWKRIKHPSEIVNVGDEINVKVLKFDRERNRVSLGLKQLGEDPWVQIKERYPENTRVTAKVTNLTDYGCFAELEEGVEGLVHVSEMDWTNKNIHPSKVVQVGDEIDVMVLDIDEERRRISLGIKQCQANPWEEFSSRFNKSDKISGKIKSITDFGIFIGLDGGIDGLVHLSDISWNETGEDAVRKYKKGDEIETVILSVDPERERISLGIKQLERDPFAEYIQVNDKGAIVTGTVKSVDAKAAILELSEEVEAVLKASEISRDKVEDARNVLNEGEEVEAKIISVDRKNRVINLSVKSKDIDDEKQAMKDVKDKQVESAGPTTIGDLIKEQMQNQEG, translated from the coding sequence ATGAGCGAGAGTTTTGCGGAACTTTTTGAAGAAAGTTTAAAAGAACTTGATATGCAACCCGGTTCAATTATCACTGGTGTGGTAGTTGATATAGATAATGACTGGGTGACTGTTAACGCAGGTTTGAAGTCTGAAGGGGTTATCCCTCTGTCACAGTTTGTGTCAGATTCAGGTGAAGTGACTCTGAAGGTTGGGGATGAAGTTCAGGTAGCCCTGGATGCTGTAGAAGATGGTTTCGGTGAGACTCGACTGTCTCGTGAGAAAGCAAAACGCGCTGAAGCATGGAAAGAGCTGGAGAAGGCCTACGAAGCCGCTGCAGTTGTTAACGGTGTGATCAACGGCAAAGTTAAAGGTGGTTTTACTGTAGACGTCAACGGTATCCGTGCGTTCTTGCCGGGTTCTCTGGTTGATGTTCGTCCTGTGCGTGACACTGCGCACCTTGAGGGCAAAGATCTCGAATTTAAAGTAATCAAGCTGGATCAAAAGCGAAACAACGTCGTTGTATCCCGTCGTTCAGTGCTTGAAGCTGAGAACAGTGCTGAGCGTGAAGCGCTGTTGTCTGCTCTGACTGAAGGTATGGAAGTCAAGGGCATTGTTAAGAACCTGACCGACTACGGTGCATTCGTTGATTTGGGTGGTGTTGATGGTCTGTTGCACATCACTGATATGGCTTGGAAGCGCATCAAGCACCCGAGTGAAATCGTAAACGTTGGTGATGAAATCAACGTTAAGGTTCTGAAGTTTGATCGCGAGCGCAATCGTGTTTCTCTGGGTCTGAAGCAATTGGGTGAAGATCCATGGGTGCAAATCAAAGAGCGTTATCCTGAAAACACCCGTGTTACTGCCAAGGTAACCAATCTGACTGACTACGGCTGTTTCGCCGAGCTGGAAGAGGGTGTAGAAGGTCTGGTTCACGTATCTGAAATGGATTGGACCAACAAGAATATTCACCCGAGCAAAGTTGTTCAAGTGGGTGATGAAATCGACGTTATGGTTCTGGATATTGATGAAGAGCGTCGTCGTATTTCTCTGGGTATCAAGCAGTGTCAAGCTAACCCATGGGAAGAGTTCTCATCTCGCTTCAACAAGAGCGACAAGATCTCTGGTAAGATCAAGTCCATCACTGATTTCGGTATTTTCATCGGTTTGGATGGCGGTATCGATGGTCTGGTTCACTTGTCTGATATTTCCTGGAATGAAACCGGAGAAGATGCAGTTCGCAAGTACAAGAAAGGTGATGAGATCGAGACTGTAATTCTGTCTGTTGATCCTGAGCGTGAGCGTATTTCTCTGGGTATCAAGCAATTGGAGCGCGATCCATTTGCTGAGTATATTCAGGTTAACGACAAAGGTGCGATCGTAACGGGTACCGTTAAGTCTGTTGATGCGAAAGCTGCAATCCTTGAGTTGAGTGAAGAAGTTGAGGCGGTATTGAAAGCTTCTGAAATCAGCCGAGATAAAGTTGAAGATGCGCGAAACGTGTTGAACGAAGGCGAAGAGGTTGAAGCTAAGATCATCAGCGTGGATCGTAAGAATCGAGTTATCAATCTGTCTGTGAAGTCTAAAGATATTGATGACGAGAAGCAGGCAATGAAAGATGTGAAGGACAAGCAGGTTGAGTCTGCAGGTCCAACCACTATCGGTGACCTGATCAAAGAGCAAATGCAAAATCAGGAAGGTTAA
- the cmk gene encoding (d)CMP kinase has protein sequence MTNNHGNAAAPVITIDGPSGVGKGTIAQMLANHLGWHLLDSGALYRLTGLAARKGTVDFNDVQVLSEVARDLDVAFLPGDHNEPARVLLQGVDVTSEIRTEVCGADASLVAVVPEVRTALLQRQRDFCTQPGLIADGRDMGTVVFPDSVCKIYLTASAEERAQRRFKQLNGKGGDVKLSALLKDIEARDHRDMSRETAPLKPASDAAVIDTTGLDINSVFDVVLKLCKKRGFC, from the coding sequence ATGACCAATAATCATGGAAATGCAGCTGCGCCGGTAATCACGATTGATGGCCCAAGTGGTGTTGGCAAAGGAACAATAGCACAAATGCTGGCCAATCATTTGGGGTGGCACCTATTGGATAGTGGTGCGCTTTATCGCTTGACCGGGCTCGCAGCTCGCAAGGGGACTGTCGATTTTAATGATGTTCAGGTGTTGTCTGAAGTGGCTCGTGATTTGGACGTTGCATTTTTGCCTGGGGATCATAATGAGCCTGCTCGAGTTCTGCTGCAGGGTGTGGATGTTACATCAGAAATTCGAACTGAAGTTTGTGGCGCAGATGCTTCGCTCGTGGCAGTTGTGCCTGAGGTAAGGACGGCACTGTTACAGCGTCAGCGAGATTTCTGCACACAGCCTGGATTGATTGCGGATGGTCGAGATATGGGGACGGTCGTATTTCCGGATTCCGTATGCAAAATCTACCTGACTGCGAGCGCAGAGGAGCGTGCTCAAAGGCGCTTCAAACAGTTGAATGGGAAAGGTGGAGATGTTAAACTCTCGGCCCTTTTAAAAGACATTGAGGCCCGAGATCATCGGGATATGTCGAGAGAGACCGCGCCACTCAAGCCTGCCAGCGATGCTGCAGTAATTGATACGACTGGGCTGGATATAAATTCGGTGTTTGACGTTGTATTAAAATTGTGCAAAAAACGCGGTTTCTGTTAG
- a CDS encoding bifunctional prephenate dehydrogenase/3-phosphoshikimate 1-carboxyvinyltransferase, with translation MSSISKLAVIGLGLIGGSLAKALKINGFAGNITGYDLSFEDALRGVQLGIVDEAVATLSEAVEGAEIIIVATPVRSLSSVFSELVEFLPKTAVLTDVGSVKGEVVKAAQMALGDQIGQFVPGHPIAGSEKSGVSAADETLFQHHRVILTPLERNDPEQVELVRRMWECAGAEVIEMAIRHHDEVLAATSHLPHLIAFSLVDTLAGEDDNKEIFKYAAGGFRDFTRIAASDPVMWRDIFLSNRDAVLKVLGHFSEGLSKLQKAIETGDEMTLSGVFTRAKSAREHFSKILELKSYTTMTNQNVTFTVRPGGSVQGDIRVPGDKSISHRSIMLGSLSEGITEIDGFLEGEDALATLQSFRDMGVVIEGPEKGHVTVHGVGMQGLKKAPGTLYVGNSGTSMRLLAGLLAAQDFESEMIGDESLSKRPMERVAVPLRLMGAQVETGDGGRPPLRCGGGQALQGIKYEMPMASAQVKSCVLLAGMYAEGETVVTEPAPTRDHTERMLRGFGYPVSRVGDEIKVVGGGKLTATKIDVPADISSAAFFMVAASITPGADLLLRHVGINPTRTGVIDILKLMGADITLSNEREVGGEPVADIRVRYAPLKGIHIPEALVPLAIDEFPVLFIAATCAEGTTVLSGAEELRVKESDRIQVMADGLSALGVQTLVKDDGIEITGQTIAGGEVESHGDHRIAMSFSVAALRSEGEVTIRNCANVATSFPNFVELANEVGLSINVVAD, from the coding sequence ATGTCCTCCATCTCTAAACTTGCTGTGATTGGCTTGGGTTTGATTGGTGGTTCCCTTGCCAAAGCGCTTAAGATAAATGGTTTTGCAGGTAATATCACAGGCTATGATCTGAGTTTCGAAGATGCGTTGCGCGGCGTCCAGCTCGGCATAGTGGATGAAGCGGTGGCTACCCTGTCAGAAGCTGTTGAGGGTGCCGAAATCATAATTGTAGCCACGCCCGTGCGTAGCCTGAGTTCCGTTTTTTCAGAATTGGTTGAATTCCTCCCCAAGACCGCAGTATTGACTGATGTGGGCAGTGTAAAGGGGGAGGTTGTCAAGGCTGCGCAAATGGCGCTAGGGGATCAGATTGGCCAGTTTGTGCCAGGGCATCCCATAGCCGGATCGGAAAAAAGTGGTGTCAGTGCGGCAGATGAAACCTTATTTCAACATCACCGCGTTATATTAACGCCGCTTGAGCGCAATGACCCTGAACAGGTTGAGTTGGTACGCCGAATGTGGGAGTGCGCTGGCGCGGAAGTGATTGAAATGGCTATCCGCCATCATGATGAAGTGTTGGCAGCCACAAGTCATTTACCCCATTTAATTGCATTTTCCCTCGTTGATACGTTAGCGGGAGAGGATGATAACAAGGAAATTTTTAAATATGCCGCCGGGGGGTTTCGTGACTTCACCCGGATTGCTGCCAGTGATCCAGTGATGTGGCGTGATATATTTCTGAGCAATCGTGATGCTGTCCTGAAAGTTTTAGGCCACTTCTCGGAAGGCTTGTCCAAGTTGCAAAAAGCAATCGAGACGGGCGATGAAATGACCCTCAGTGGCGTGTTCACTCGGGCCAAATCCGCCCGTGAGCACTTTAGTAAAATATTAGAACTTAAATCGTATACCACTATGACAAATCAAAATGTAACTTTTACGGTCCGGCCTGGTGGGTCCGTACAGGGCGATATTCGTGTGCCAGGGGACAAGTCTATTTCTCATCGATCCATCATGTTGGGTTCGCTTTCCGAAGGTATTACCGAAATTGACGGTTTCCTGGAAGGTGAAGATGCGCTGGCTACCTTGCAATCCTTCCGTGATATGGGGGTTGTGATCGAGGGGCCAGAAAAGGGGCATGTCACCGTTCATGGTGTGGGTATGCAGGGGTTGAAAAAAGCGCCCGGTACACTCTATGTTGGTAATTCCGGAACCTCCATGCGTTTGCTGGCTGGCTTGTTGGCCGCGCAGGATTTCGAGTCGGAGATGATCGGTGATGAGTCGCTTTCCAAGCGTCCCATGGAGCGGGTAGCTGTTCCGCTTCGTTTGATGGGGGCTCAGGTTGAAACGGGAGACGGGGGCCGTCCGCCGCTCCGTTGCGGAGGCGGACAGGCTTTGCAAGGCATTAAATATGAAATGCCCATGGCCAGTGCACAGGTTAAATCTTGTGTGTTATTGGCGGGCATGTATGCTGAGGGTGAGACCGTGGTAACAGAGCCTGCGCCAACGCGTGATCATACGGAACGGATGTTGCGTGGTTTTGGTTATCCAGTGTCACGGGTAGGGGATGAGATAAAAGTTGTTGGTGGCGGCAAGCTGACTGCAACGAAAATCGACGTCCCTGCGGATATTTCTTCAGCTGCATTTTTCATGGTTGCGGCCTCAATTACACCTGGCGCTGATTTGTTGTTGCGACATGTGGGGATCAATCCTACGCGCACAGGTGTTATTGATATCCTAAAGCTCATGGGGGCGGATATTACGCTGAGTAATGAGAGGGAAGTGGGTGGCGAGCCTGTGGCAGATATTCGTGTGAGGTATGCTCCCCTTAAAGGTATTCATATCCCTGAGGCGTTAGTGCCATTGGCGATTGATGAGTTTCCTGTTTTGTTCATTGCCGCCACCTGTGCCGAGGGGACAACGGTATTGTCCGGTGCCGAAGAGCTCCGGGTTAAAGAAAGTGATCGCATCCAGGTGATGGCGGATGGACTGTCTGCATTGGGTGTCCAGACACTCGTTAAAGATGATGGTATCGAGATTACTGGTCAGACAATTGCCGGAGGAGAAGTTGAGAGCCATGGTGACCACCGGATCGCGATGTCGTTCTCAGTCGCTGCGCTTCGTTCAGAGGGCGAGGTAACCATACGCAATTGTGCCAATGTCGCAACGTCTTTCCCGAATTTCGTTGAGTTGGCAAATGAAGTCGGTCTGAGCATTAATGTTGTTGCGGACTAG
- the hisC gene encoding histidinol-phosphate transaminase, translated as MTCDYKALAVAGVQGLTPYTPGKPEDEVKRELGLEKIFKLASNENPLGPSPRAVQAIKDALPSISRYPDGSGYQLKQALSKFYGIDEKQITLGNGSNDVLELIVRAYAGPGDEVVFSQYAFAVYPLAAKAAGAVGVAVPAEGWGHDLNGIAAALTEKTKLVFLANPNNPTGTWFSESQLRAFLTKVPEDIVVVLDEAYCEYISEPDYPDGVALLQSHPNLIVTRTFSKAWGLAALRIGYAVSGSDIADILNRVRQPFNVDTLAQVAALASLADVDYLKQSIENNRAGMQQVTNRLQSLGVAYIDSVGNFVCIEVGDDAADIYQRLLLEGVIVRPVANYGMPRHLRVSIGLPEENEAFLNALETILFPNS; from the coding sequence ATGACTTGCGATTATAAAGCGTTGGCTGTTGCTGGTGTTCAGGGGTTGACGCCCTATACACCGGGCAAGCCGGAAGATGAGGTCAAGCGCGAGCTTGGCCTGGAAAAAATTTTTAAACTGGCCAGCAACGAAAATCCATTGGGGCCAAGTCCTCGGGCTGTACAGGCAATCAAGGATGCACTGCCTTCAATTTCACGATATCCAGATGGCAGTGGCTACCAGCTCAAGCAGGCACTTTCGAAATTTTATGGTATCGATGAGAAGCAGATTACGCTCGGAAATGGTTCGAATGATGTTCTTGAGTTAATCGTACGCGCCTATGCAGGCCCCGGTGATGAAGTCGTGTTCTCCCAGTATGCTTTTGCGGTTTATCCTTTGGCGGCGAAAGCAGCAGGTGCAGTGGGTGTTGCAGTTCCTGCCGAGGGCTGGGGACATGATTTAAATGGGATTGCAGCTGCACTGACAGAAAAAACCAAGCTGGTATTTTTAGCGAATCCAAATAATCCGACCGGAACCTGGTTTTCTGAGTCTCAACTTCGAGCGTTTTTGACCAAAGTCCCGGAAGATATAGTTGTCGTGCTTGATGAAGCCTACTGTGAATACATTAGTGAGCCAGATTATCCTGACGGTGTTGCTTTGTTGCAGTCTCATCCAAATCTGATTGTTACCCGCACCTTTTCTAAGGCCTGGGGGTTGGCTGCATTGCGTATCGGGTATGCTGTAAGTGGGAGTGATATCGCAGATATCCTGAATCGGGTTCGTCAACCGTTCAATGTCGATACTTTAGCGCAGGTCGCAGCATTAGCATCGTTGGCAGATGTCGATTATCTGAAGCAATCAATTGAAAATAATCGTGCTGGCATGCAGCAAGTGACGAATCGCTTGCAATCCTTGGGTGTTGCTTACATTGACTCGGTTGGTAATTTTGTGTGTATTGAGGTTGGTGATGATGCGGCCGATATCTATCAGCGACTCTTGCTTGAAGGTGTGATTGTCCGCCCTGTAGCGAATTATGGTATGCCGAGACATTTGCGCGTGAGTATTGGTTTGCCGGAAGAAAACGAAGCATTTCTAAATGCACTGGAAACAATTTTGTTTCCTAACTCATAA